TGCCGTGGTTCTGGCGGATAGCATCTGGTTCACGATAGGGCGGCTCTACGGCCGCCGCGTATTGAACGCACTTGTACGGGTTTCACTCTCGTTGGATTCGAGCATAAAAATAACGCGAGAGTGGTTTGAACGCTTCGGTGCGCCGATCCTGTTGGTGTCAAAGTTTGTGCCGGGGCTTGGGCTCATCGCTCCACCGCTTCTGGGCACGACGCTTATCGACAAAAAAATCTTCCTGGCGTGGGATCTCGCGGGCGCGCTAGCGTGGTCGGGATTCTGGCTGCTTGGCGGCACGATTTTTGGAGAACAGTTGACGTTGATGATGTCCGCAGTGAGGGCACACGGGGCGACTGTAATGGACGTTCTTGTGTTGATATCGGTTTCGTACTTCATGTACAGATGGATTCAGCGCCTGCGGTTCCGGAGGTGGCTCTCGCATATCCGGATTTCACCGGTTCAGCTTGACGCAATGATGCGCGACGATCGCCCGCCTGTTATCCTGGATGCGCGCCCGATTTCGGTCAGGCTGGCGGAGCCACACCGGATACCGGGTGCAATTCTTATTGATCTGAATTCCCCGGAAAAGGTTAATGCGGGTTTACTTGAGCATGACATTGTCGTGTACTGCGTATGCCCCAATGAAGCGACTGCCAAGCAGATCACGCGACAGATGCACAGAAAGGGATTCAGGCGCATACGTGCATTGAAGGGGGGGCTTGACGCATGGGAGCATCACGGCTACGCCGTCGAATCGCTGCCGCAACAGACCGACGCCGATGCAGAATCGCCCAGCACGTCGATATCAACAGTCGACGAGCGTGATGCTGTCACGCTGCGAGCCGTTGCTCCGAAAGACACTACGGAAAAAAGTCGTCGCGCTGCAGAGTGAGAACTCCGCTCGTTTGAGTCGGCCTGCAGGAGACGGTCGACCTGGGGAATTTGGCATGGGCGCGGCGATAATGTCGGCGATGAAACCGGTGCCCGGGCAAAGCACACCTGACACCCGAGGACCCGCTCTCTTACGCGGGCTGTCGCTTCCCGCGGACTAGCAGATGGATCTGCGACTCCTGCGCGATAACCTCGGCCACGCGTCGCTCACTACGACCAGCCAGTATCTTTGCGTCGACCATGATCGGCGTCATCAGGAAGCCGAAGAGCCGCACGGCATCGCAGTGGTAACGCAGGACCCGGGTGGATGTGCGACGAATAAACGCGGACGCCCGTTCCACTCTACGCAGACCGGCGGCAAGGGGCACTCACGCCTGATGAGCAAAACGCCGATCGTGGGCCTGACCTGTTCACCCGGACGCAAACGGATCTTTCGCTCGGGACGGCGATAATACCGCACCTTCTGTTGGCAAATCCCTGGACCATGCGGCCGTAGTCAGCGTCTGCCGGCAACCAGAAATGCTCATTGCCTTTCGCGCTATCGCACAACAGACGTCATTGAGCCGACTGGACAGGCGGGATACGATCTCGCGTCTGCCTGGCGCAACATCAGGCGCCAGTTCAATAATGGTCATGCCTGCCGCATCGCCTGTGAGCGGCAACTTCAACCGTCGTTGTGCCAGGGGTCCTACCGCACAGGGCCCCCAAAAGCTGGCGTTCCACCCCACATTCGTCCTGCCTCATCACCCGCGACTTACCCCGGCGAAAAACGCTATGTCGTACTATGCTGGACTGGCATTCGACAGGGCTGCCGTTCGGGTATAGGTTTTTGGCCAGAGACCGATGCGGGACGACCTCGGCCATTCGCAAATTTTCGAACTGTTTCCGGAGCATGCCATGAGAGTGTTGATTGTCGGCTCCGCAGGATTACTTGGTCGCGAGATAGTGAAATTACTGTCTTCGAAACACGAAATCATCGAGGCCAGCAGGAAGAAAGCGAATCTCAAGGCAGACATTTCTGACAGGGCGTCGATTGTTGCGCTGTACAACATGGTGGGCACAGTTGACTCGGTAATCTGCGTAGCCCGTGACGACCGGTTCCCGCCACCCGGATCCTCGATGGATGACGATTTCAGCTACAGCGTTGCCAATAAGCTGATGGGCCAGGCGAACCTCGTGCGTTACGGTGTCGAACACATTTCGAAGGGCGGTTCTGTAACACTGACGGGCGGGACACTGGCGCAACGTCCAGAGATCGGGAACGCTGCCGCGAGCGTCAATGTGGAGGTCAGGGCATTCATCCGGTGCGCCGCGCTTAATTTGTTCGTGCGATCCGCCGCGCTCGAATTACATGGGCGGTTGCGTGTTAATGCCATCAGCCCCGGCTGGATGACTGAAACATGGACATTGATGGGCAAGGATCCTGCGGGCGGCATCTCCGCAGCGGAAGTTGCAAAGGCATACGAACGAAGCCTCATGGAAGACATGACGGGACAGGTCATTGTCGCGGGCCAATAATTCCCGTGCGGGCTGCGAATGCCCTTGGGCCAGGCTCGTAACGAACTTTCCTACGTTTCGCCGTTGACCGCCAAGGGCCAGATGATGAGCCCGCGTCGGCGAATCCACGTGCATGCCCCGCCTGCGGCGTTGCGTGTGGACGCTGATCTCAATGTTTTCAACGGTCGTCGTCGCACAGCCTCTGTCAATCGACCTGAAGATGCGATCCGGTACCCGGCAAACCACACCGGTCAACGGACCCGCCCCGTGTCACGGTTCGGCGTATTGAGGCCGGGGATGATCGCCGTAATTGGGCCAGTTTCAAGTTGAGTAAATCGCCGATTCGAATGGTGTCATGGATGCGTTTTTTTAGCCGTTTTCGCCAGGCGCGTCTGGGCGGGTTCTGTCATCGCCATAGGCGTCCGGAAGCTGTCGCTATCGAGCACGATGCGATAGGGGCCGTGCCCTAATCGGTCAACGACCATGCTGTCGCGGGCAACACGTCGACGTCGGCGCCGTCATCCAGCGTCGCAGATGCAGATGACACCGAGACGCTCTCGAACGCATCGACGCGACATATTCCGTTAAATAAGCGCCCCGCAAAATCGTCAAGCGGTCCGGCAAACTGGAGGCGGACTGTTGTTTGTCACGAGAGGTAAGCGCACGGGGACGCTGCTCATCTTGAGGTTTGTTCCATCTTGCTTTCGGAACGGCGGAGTGTTCGAAGCCTACGACCTCCTCCGTTGCTAAAGCGGAATGAGCGCAGGAAGCGTAAACCACGGATTTGACTTCATCCGCACTCGCGGGTGGGTCTCGTTTTGACAGGCGTCCAACTGAGGCGGCCCGGTGACCGCCATGGTTATGGTCAGAA
Above is a genomic segment from Paraburkholderia aromaticivorans containing:
- a CDS encoding VTT domain-containing protein, whose protein sequence is MTEVWPSLISSWGAWAVFASVLATQLGVPMPAAPVLLLAGAAVSSGLVPFWCVLAAAVFAVVLADSIWFTIGRLYGRRVLNALVRVSLSLDSSIKITREWFERFGAPILLVSKFVPGLGLIAPPLLGTTLIDKKIFLAWDLAGALAWSGFWLLGGTIFGEQLTLMMSAVRAHGATVMDVLVLISVSYFMYRWIQRLRFRRWLSHIRISPVQLDAMMRDDRPPVILDARPISVRLAEPHRIPGAILIDLNSPEKVNAGLLEHDIVVYCVCPNEATAKQITRQMHRKGFRRIRALKGGLDAWEHHGYAVESLPQQTDADAESPSTSISTVDERDAVTLRAVAPKDTTEKSRRAAE
- a CDS encoding short chain dehydrogenase is translated as MRVLIVGSAGLLGREIVKLLSSKHEIIEASRKKANLKADISDRASIVALYNMVGTVDSVICVARDDRFPPPGSSMDDDFSYSVANKLMGQANLVRYGVEHISKGGSVTLTGGTLAQRPEIGNAAASVNVEVRAFIRCAALNLFVRSAALELHGRLRVNAISPGWMTETWTLMGKDPAGGISAAEVAKAYERSLMEDMTGQVIVAGQ